The genome window GGAATCGGCGGAGGCAGAGGCTCGGATGGGGGCAGGGGCGGAACGGTCATGGAATTCTGGCCGAAATCGTTCCCGCCGGCGAATCCGCTGTCCGGGGTCGGGCCTGCAATGCCATCTCTCCCGGGGGCGGTCTCCTGTCGGAGGTCGCCGGAAGGTCCTGATCCGGAGGTGCGCGATGGCGATGGTCGTGACGGAGCCGTGTTTCGGCTGCAAGTATACCGATTGCGTGGTGGTCTGCCCGGCGGAGTGTTTCTACGAAGGGGCGCAGATGCTGTTCATTCATCCCGACGAATGCATCGACTGCGGGGCGTGCGTTCCGGAATGCCCGGTCGCCGCGATCTACCACGAGGGGGACGTCCCGGCCCGCTGGACGGACTACATCGCGCTGAACGGCGAGATGGCTCCCCTCTCCCCGCACATCACAACCCGGAAGCCACCGCTGATATGAATGCGGTTCCGGTCCAGCCTCTGCCGGCCACCGGAGTCGACAGGACCGGCACAGGTCCTGGGCGTCGGATTTCCCGCCTTGAATCATGGATTTGCCGCGAAGCGGAGCGGCGGTTGGATCCGACGCTCGACGGCATACTGTTTGCCTATATCCTGAGCAATGAGTGGGGAGGGCACGCAATTGTCGGGAATTTCCTCTGTATTCTCTGACAACACCTCGCATGGCTGCGAGGTTTGTGTGCATTCCTGCTGAAGAGAAGGGCACTGTGCCCGACTCTGCCTGTTTGAGGCAGCATGAGTTGACGGACCGCCAGCGGAGTAGGACGAAGTTCCGGTGGATCGGTGGAGCGCTCGACTTCGGCACCGGGCGGGGACATGGTTCCCTGTCTCCCTGAGAACATGCAGGCGCCTCGCCACATGATTTCGTTTGGAGAATTGACTGATGGCTTCCGCCGACAAGTACAAGTTGGAGTACGTGTGGCTCGACGGCTACCTGCCCGAGCCGAACCTGCGCAGCAAGACAAAGGTCGTCTCGAAGGCCCCCAAGACCGTCGCCGACCTCCCGCTGTGGGGCTTTGACGGCAGCTCGACCCAGCAGGCTGAAGGCAAGAGCTCGGACTGCGTTCTGAAGCCGGTCGCCCTCTATCCGGACTCGACCCGGAAGAACGGCTTCCTGGTCATGTGCGAAGTTCTCCTCCCGAATGGCGAACCGCATCCGTCGAACTTCCGCGCCACGGTCGAAGAGTCGGAAGACCTCTGGATCGGGTTCGAGCAGGAATATTTCTTCTGGGAAGAGGGCAAGCCCCTCGGATTCCCGACGGAAGGCTACCCGGCTCCGCAGGGTCCGTACTACACCGGCGTCGGCTACAAGAACGTCGGCTCGGTCGCCCGCCAGATCGCTGAAGAACACATCGACATTTGCCTCGACGCCGGCATCGAGCTCGAGGGGATCAACGCCGAAGTGGCGAAGGGTCAGTGGGAATTCCAGATCTTCGGCAAGGGTTCGAAGAAGGTCTGCGACGACATGTGGATGGCCCGCTACCTCCTGCTCCGCCTGACCGAAGAGTACGGCGTCGACATCAACTGGCACTGCAAGCCGCTGGGCAAGGACGTCGACTGGAACGGCTCGGGCATGCACACGAACTTCTCGACCGCGATCCTCCGGGACAAGGGCGGCAAGGAATACTTCGAGAAGCTGATGGGCGCCTTCGACAAGTTCAAGGACGAGCACATCGCCGCCTACGGTCCGGACAACCACATGCGGCTGACCGGTCTCCACGAAACGCAGTCGATCGACAAGTTCAACTACGGTGTCGCCAACCGCGGCGCTTCGATCCGGATCCCCCACAGCTTCGTCGCTGGCGACGCTTACAAGGGCTACCTCGAAGACCGCCGGCCGAACAGCCAGGCCGACCCGTACAAGATCGTCAGCCGGATCCTCAAGACGATCAAGTCGATCGCCTAGTTCCGACTGGGATCGGACCTCGATAGTCTCTCCTCGAAGCGCATCGTCCTCACTGTGGGGGCGATGCGTTTTTCTTTTGGGCCGCTGAGTCTTCTCCGGACGAGTGTTTCTGGAATCGTGGTGGCTGCTCATTCGGAAGCAGGAGGGGCACTGGCGAGGGGAAAATGGTCGAGGCCGCGGTGGGCGAGTTCCCAGCTGAGGGCATCTCCTTCCGGTAAATCGGCCGCGCCGAGCCGGCGGAGGAAGTAGAGGCACTGGGCCCGGTGGTGCATTCCGTGCGTCGCGATGTGGACGAGGCCCGCTCCGAGCGGCTTTCTCCGGGGAGGATTGTCGAGAGCGTCGACGAACTCGTCGTCCGCCCGGTCCTCGCGCTCGACCGATTCGCCCAGGGCCAGCAGCTCCGCCGCCACGCGATCGAGTCGCTCGATCAGTCCGGCGATCGAATTCGCGGCTTCTCCGGGAACGTTTTCCCGTTGAGGAGATCCGGTCATCAGATCGCACCAGCATTCCATGTTGCTGATCATGTGGACGAAGGTGCGACGGAGTGTCCGGTAGCCGAGGTCGAACTCCTGGTCCAGCGCGGCGTCCGGCAGCTTTGCCGCTCGCAGCAGCAGCTCCCGGGTTGTCCAAGCGTCGTGCCGCAGCAGGCGTTCGAGAATCGTCATGGCTCTATCGGTACAGACATTCGATGGGCTGGTCGCCTACTGTGGCAACAGGTTCGGTCAGGCCGACGGTGTGCTGTCGACGAGGACATCGCGGCAGACGCGGAGCACGTTCTCTCCAAGGATCTTTCGGATGTCGTCGTCCTTGTAGCCCCGCTGGACGAGGCCGACAGTGAAGAGGGGCCAGTTGGTCCAGGCGAGGCTGTCCTGCCGGGGCCAGTTTCCGCCGAGGGCGCCGTCGGGCCAGAGGGCGGCGAAGCGGGTGCGGCGGGCCGCGCGGCGGGGGACTTTGGCGTTTTCGGCGGCGCTGTGCTGGGAGGTGTGGGAGACGTCCGTCCCGATCGCGACGTGTTCGACACCGAAGGTTTTCGCGGCGTAGTCGATGTGGTCGAGGAGGGCGGCAATGTCGCCGGTCCGGGCCAGGAACGGGGCGATGCAGCAGATCCCGATGAGGCCGCCGGTGTCGCAGATGGCGCGGATCACCTCGTCCGGCTTGGAGCGGATGTGGCTGTTGAGGGCGCCGCAGACCGTGTGGCTCGCGACCATCGGCTTTTTCGAGGCTTTGGCGGCTTCGAGACTGGTCTTCCAGCCGGAATGCGCGACGTCGACGATCACACCGACGCGGTTCATCTCTTCGATGGCCAGTCGCCCGAGGTCGCTGAGGCCGCCGTTGGCCGGCTCCGCGCAGCCGTCGCCGAGCATGTTGCGGCGGTTGTAGGTGAGGTGCATCATCCGGATGCCGAGTTGGTAGAAGACCCGGATGTAGCCGAGCTCCTCTTCCGCCGTGACCCAGGCCTGCGGGAGTGGAACGCCGTTGCCCGTGAGATAGAGGCAGTGCCGGTCGGCCTTCTTGGCGGCGAGGATGTCGTCGGGCTGGGTGGCGCGGACGAGCGTGCCGCGGAGTTTGTCCCCCAGGTAGGTGAAACGGGCCAGCCGCTTGAGGAGCATCAGCGGGTCCTGCCCCTCCTCGCCGGCGTTCTGGAAGATGGCGGTGACGCCGCTGCAGGTCAGCGCCTCGCGGAACTCTTCGCTCTCGAGCGTGCTGAGCGCCGGCCGGATCATCCCCATCTCTTCGCGGGCGTCCTGCATCTCGGCGTCGGAGGCCTTCGCCTCGTCGAGGGCCTTGAGGGCGGCGCCGTCGACCGCGGCGCGGGGGGCGAAACCGTAGGAATCGAAGACGAGGCTCTCCCGATGCAGCGCCAGTCCCCGTTCCAGCTCGGCCGGCGTGGGCCGGAGGATGGCGAGAGCGGCGTCGCGGACGCGGGCGATTCCGGCGTGAGCCGTGGCCATCAGGGGATGCGGCCGCAGAGTGGCGGAGGGGGAGGGTGAGGGGGACGGGGCGGGTGTCGAATCCTTTTCCTGGGCCGAGGCGGTCAGGGCCAGGCTGGCGGCGGAGAGTCCGGCTGCGGTTCCGAGAAACTGACGGCGGGGAAGCGGAGTGTCGAAGGGGGGCATCGGCAGGTTGGGGAAGGAGGATCGTGGGGCGGGCAGTCTTCTCTTGCTGAGGCGTTTGGCGATTGAGGGAGGCGTGTTCGATCTCTCGGGGACCTTCGCGCCGCGTTCTCGCCGGCACGACGATGCTCCCTCAGGCCCAACGTGCGACGGCAGCCGGGGTCAAGGGGGCCTCGCCCCTTTGCCGCCGGAGGCGCTTCCATGAGGCCCCGTGGGATACAACGGACGTCCGTTTTGTGGAGCCGGCGTTGAAGACTCAACGCTTGTTCTGCAATCCCCGCGGGTTGGTGAGCGAGCATCCGACACGGTGGCCGCGTTTGGACACGCGCTCCTTCAGTGAGATCGAGACAGGCCAGGCCTCCGGCGGGCAAAGGGGCGTTGCCCCCTTGCATCCCCCACCAGGGTAGCCCCTGGACCCGGTTCTTAGGCCTTCTTGTCTTTGAGTCTTTGTGTTGAACCACGGACCGGTCGATCCGCAGAGCGCTGGCCGTCACGCCAAAATTCCCTCCACCACCTCACCATGAACATCCGTCAGACGATACTGCCGTCCCTGATAACGGAACGTCAGCCGCGTATGATCAATTCCACAACAATGCAGCATCGTCGCCTGCATGTCATGAACGTGGACCGGGTTCTCCACGATGTTCCAAGCGAAGTCATCCGTCGCACCATAAACCGTCCCCGGCTTGATCCCACCACCCGCCAGCCACCAGCTGTAAGCCTTGCCAAAGTGGTCCCGCCCCTTGGGACTCGCCGGGTCCCCCTGACCAAACGGCGTGCGGCCGAACTCGCCCCCCCAGACGACCAGCGTGTCGTCGAGGAGCCCCCGGTCCTTGAGGTCCTGGACGAGAGCGGCCGACGGAGCGTCGGTGTCCTTGCAGTTCTCTTCGAGCTGCGTGAACAGGTTGCCGTGCTGGTCCCAGCCGGCGTGCATGAGCTGGACGAACCGGACCCCGCGCTCGAGCAGCCGCCGGGCGATGAGGCAGTTGTTCGCGTAGGAACCCTTCACGAGAGCGTCCGGTCCGTAGCGCTCGATGGTCGACTTCGTCTCGCCTGAGAAGTCGACAAGGTCCGGGACGCTCGACTGCATCCGGAACGCCATCTCGTACTGGGCGATGCGGGTGTCGATCTCGGGGTCGCCATAGTCCGCCAGGTGCTGGGCGTTCATCGACGCGATGTCGTCAAGGAGCGCCCGCCGGGCCTCACCCGTCACGCCGGGCGGGTTCGCGAGATACGGGACGAGGTCACCCGAGTTGCGGAACTTGACCCCCTGGAACCGGCTCGGGAGGAAGCCGCTTCCCCAGTAGTAGTCGAAGAAGAGCTGCCCGCAGGTCTTCCCTTTGTCGCTCGACGTCATGACGACGAACGTCGGCAGGTTGTCGGTCTCGCTCCCGAGGCCGTAGGAGAGCCAGGCTCCCATGCTGGGGCGGCCGGGGACCTGGG of Planctomyces sp. SH-PL14 contains these proteins:
- a CDS encoding dipeptidase, which translates into the protein MPPFDTPLPRRQFLGTAAGLSAASLALTASAQEKDSTPAPSPSPSPSATLRPHPLMATAHAGIARVRDAALAILRPTPAELERGLALHRESLVFDSYGFAPRAAVDGAALKALDEAKASDAEMQDAREEMGMIRPALSTLESEEFREALTCSGVTAIFQNAGEEGQDPLMLLKRLARFTYLGDKLRGTLVRATQPDDILAAKKADRHCLYLTGNGVPLPQAWVTAEEELGYIRVFYQLGIRMMHLTYNRRNMLGDGCAEPANGGLSDLGRLAIEEMNRVGVIVDVAHSGWKTSLEAAKASKKPMVASHTVCGALNSHIRSKPDEVIRAICDTGGLIGICCIAPFLARTGDIAALLDHIDYAAKTFGVEHVAIGTDVSHTSQHSAAENAKVPRRAARRTRFAALWPDGALGGNWPRQDSLAWTNWPLFTVGLVQRGYKDDDIRKILGENVLRVCRDVLVDSTPSA
- a CDS encoding DUF1501 domain-containing protein, giving the protein MNFSHDLFRENIHRVTRRQMFGQTAGGIGVAALASLMQQSGASAATEGDKTPRGLPGLPHHAPKAKRVVVFWQGGGPSHLDLFDDKPVIREMAGKDIPDTVRGSTRLSTMSSGYGKWPCVPAIKPHKNYGKAGTRMSEMLPNIGALADDLCLVRSMHTEAVNHAPGVTFFMTGAQVPGRPSMGAWLSYGLGSETDNLPTFVVMTSSDKGKTCGQLFFDYYWGSGFLPSRFQGVKFRNSGDLVPYLANPPGVTGEARRALLDDIASMNAQHLADYGDPEIDTRIAQYEMAFRMQSSVPDLVDFSGETKSTIERYGPDALVKGSYANNCLIARRLLERGVRFVQLMHAGWDQHGNLFTQLEENCKDTDAPSAALVQDLKDRGLLDDTLVVWGGEFGRTPFGQGDPASPKGRDHFGKAYSWWLAGGGIKPGTVYGATDDFAWNIVENPVHVHDMQATMLHCCGIDHTRLTFRYQGRQYRLTDVHGEVVEGILA
- a CDS encoding ferredoxin family protein, whose translation is MAMVVTEPCFGCKYTDCVVVCPAECFYEGAQMLFIHPDECIDCGACVPECPVAAIYHEGDVPARWTDYIALNGEMAPLSPHITTRKPPLI
- a CDS encoding glutamine synthetase beta-grasp domain-containing protein; the encoded protein is MASADKYKLEYVWLDGYLPEPNLRSKTKVVSKAPKTVADLPLWGFDGSSTQQAEGKSSDCVLKPVALYPDSTRKNGFLVMCEVLLPNGEPHPSNFRATVEESEDLWIGFEQEYFFWEEGKPLGFPTEGYPAPQGPYYTGVGYKNVGSVARQIAEEHIDICLDAGIELEGINAEVAKGQWEFQIFGKGSKKVCDDMWMARYLLLRLTEEYGVDINWHCKPLGKDVDWNGSGMHTNFSTAILRDKGGKEYFEKLMGAFDKFKDEHIAAYGPDNHMRLTGLHETQSIDKFNYGVANRGASIRIPHSFVAGDAYKGYLEDRRPNSQADPYKIVSRILKTIKSIA
- a CDS encoding DinB family protein, whose translation is MTILERLLRHDAWTTRELLLRAAKLPDAALDQEFDLGYRTLRRTFVHMISNMECWCDLMTGSPQRENVPGEAANSIAGLIERLDRVAAELLALGESVEREDRADDEFVDALDNPPRRKPLGAGLVHIATHGMHHRAQCLYFLRRLGAADLPEGDALSWELAHRGLDHFPLASAPPASE